The region TGCTTTGGTGCTGAGTTGCTTTAGTAGGAGAAGAACTCGTTTGTTCCGCGGCGGAGGCGGATGCCGATGGTGTAGCAGGAGATGGCGATCAGGACGGTGATGGTGTTCCAGATGACAATGGGCTTGACCCAGCCGGGGGTCAGGGTGAAGTCCTGGCCGGACCAGAGGAGAAGGAGGCAGGAGATGATGGTGGTCTGGACCGCAACGACGAGGAAGGCCTGCCCGCGACGGCGACGGCGGTCGAGGAGCTCGACCTGGTCTGGGGTGAGGTTACGTTCCTCGATGGGGATCAGGGTGTTGGCCATTTTGTTCTCCTGCTGGTTCAGATGATCTTGTGAGGCGACAGGTTTATTACATCACAGGATTTGGCGGCGGGGAAGGTGGGAGAAGGATTCGGACAGCTTCCCGCTTTCCCTCGGCGGCTAAAGCCGGATTCGTTCCGGTTTGGGAGCGGCGGGACTGAAGTCCCGCCCTTTCAAGACTAAGGCTAGAGAAAGGCTACGGATTGGATTCCGGCTACGTCGAAGCGCTTGCGGCAGCGGATGTTCTTGCAGCCGACGAGGTCGTCCCGGCGGACCATGTAGCTTTGGGCCTTGGCGAAGCGGGCGCGGTCTCGTTCGTCCGCGCCGCGACCGAGCTGGGCTTTTTTGCGGCGGACGAGCCAGTTGAGCTGGTATTCGGCCTGCTGGCCGCAGTGGGGGCAGGTCATGAGGTGGTTGCGGGTTTCGGGCCGTTCGTCGAAAAAATCGCGCTCTTCCATGATTCACCTCGCGGGGCCCGGCGAGTCCTTGCCTGTTTGGGCGTGGGAATACGTCTTGCCCCTATCGATTGAGAGTATTTCATATCGGGCGGGGGTTGGAAGTGGTTGAATTGAATCAGAGGACGCGATGAAGATGGCGAAGAAGAGGGTGTTTTCGATTGTGAAGGCGGTGAAGGCCAACGCGCGGGCGAGGGTGGGGATCGTGCCGGCGGAACGGGTGATTCCTGACCCGAAGGATAAGGCGGCCAGGAAGCCGAAGCATAAGGAGACGCTGGCGAAGCTGCTGGAGAAACGGGATTGAGCTGCGGCTGCGGGGCGAGGGTTAGGTAAGCTATAGGGATGAGTTTGGAAGTCGCGCTGGCGGTGTTTGAATACGTGGTGATGGTGCTGGCGCTCTCGTTCCACGATATGGTGCAGGCGTGGACGGCTTCAAGGCTGGGAGATCAGACGGCTCGGATGCTGGGGCGGATCACGATGAACCCGGTGAAGCACTATGACTTGCTGGGAACGATTATTTTTCCGGTGATCTTTATCTACCAGAGTCCGCTGGTGCTGGGCTGGGGTAAGCCGGTGCCGATGACGACGCGGAACTTTGGCAAGCGCGGGGAGATGCTGGTGTATGCATCGGGCCCGGCTGCTCATCTGTTTGCGGCTGGCGTTTGTTTGATCGCGCTGCTGGTGCTGAAGCATACGGTTCCGGCGATCGCGCTGGCACTACCTGTGGCTGCTGCGCTGTCGCTGCGGGATACGAGCGTGGCGACCGTTGGGCTGCCACAGGCGTTTCCGGTGGTGCTGTTTCTTTATTACGGGATTCTGGTGAACCTGCTGCTGTTTGCGTTTAATTTGGTGCCGCTGCCGTCGCTGGATGGTGGGAAGGTGCTGCGGTACTTTCTGCCTTATAACGCCAAAGAACAGTTCGACCGGATGGGCTTCTGGTTGATGATTGCGTTCTTTTTTGTTGGGTTCCGGATTATTTTGGCGATTATGAGCCCGCTGATGGGACTGTTCAATGGGCTGCTGTTTGCTTTGTAGGCTGGAAAAGGCGTAACGCGGAAAAGAAAGATAAGTACGGATAGATCTGGAGTGTCGGACGAGATGAGTTTGGATTTGAACGGCGGACGGAAGAGGGTTTTGAGCGGGATGCGGCCTACGGGGAAGCTGCACCTGGGCAACTACATGGGTGCGCTGCATAACTGGGTGAAGCTGCAGGAGGAGTATGAGTGCTACTTCTTTATTGCGGACTGGCATGCATTGACGACCGACTATGAAGATCTGAGCAAGCTGCAGAGCAATATCCAGGATGTGGCGCTGGACTTTCTGGCGGGTGGGCTCGATCCGGAGAAGAGCACGATCTTTGTGCAGAGCGATGTGAAGCTGCATGCGGAGCTGCATGTGCTGCTGAGTATGTTTACGTCGCTGAGCTGGCTGGAGCGGGTGCCGAGCTATAAGGATCAGCAGGAGCAGCTTCGGGAAAAAGACTTGGCGACTTATGGGTTTCTGGGGTATCCACTGCTGCAGACGGCGGATATCCTGCTGTACCAGCCGCATTTTGTGCCGGTGGGGCTGGATCAGGCCTCGCATGTGGAGCTGACTCGGGAGATCGCACGGAGGTTCAACCAGCTTTATCCGGGGAGCTTCTTTATGGCTGAGGGGGCTGCGCCTTGGGAGCTGGAGGCGGTGAAGACGAAGGCCCGGAAGAACTCGGGCGATGCGAAGAAGGAGACGTTTACGCCGCATGAGCTGATTGCGGCGGCTCCGCAGACGAAGCTGAAGAGTGGTTATGGGACGAGGACGATTCTGCCGGAGCCGGAGGTGCTGCTGACGCCTTCGCCGAAGCTGCCTGGGACGGATGGGCGGAAGATGTCGAAGAGCTATGGGAATACGATTCTGATGTCGGACGATGAGGCTTCAGTCAGGGCGAAGCTGAAGACGATGGTGACTGATCCGGCTCGGGTAAGACGGGATGATCCGGGAAACCCGGAGGTTTGTCCGGTGTTCGATCTGCATAAGGTGTTTTCCAGCGCGGAGACGCAGGCTGAGGCGGCTGAGGGATGCGTGACCGCGGGGATCGGGTGCATCGAGTGCAAGGGTTGGCTGGCGGATGGGGTGGTGCGGGCGCTGGCTCCGATGCAAGAACGGCGCAGCTACTACGAGAGCAGGCCGGGGCTGGTGGATGAGATTCTGGATGCGGGCGGCGCGAAGGCTTGGACCAGGGCAGATGAGACGATGCGGCAGGTGAGCGAGGTTATGGGATTGAGATATCGCTCACATGGAGTAAGAGGCTGATGGCGGATACGGAGCAGAGTTTGGCTGGTTCGACTGAGGAGATTGTGCCGGTGGCTGAGGCGGCTCCGTTTGTGCTGGAGCCGAAGCCTGAGCCTCCTCCTGCTCCGGAGGCTAAGAAGAGTGCGCCAGCGAAGGCTAAGGAAGAGATTTCGCTCTCTCCTTTTTCGATTACCGTTGCGACCGTTTATGACGGGCCGATGGACCTGCTGCTGGACCTGATCCGGAAGCAGAATATCGATATCTATGACATCCCGATGGGAACGATTACGGCGCAGTTCCTGGAGTACTGCCACGTTTTGAAGAACACGGACGTGGATGCGGCGGGAGAGTTTATCTATACGGCTTCGCTGCTGATCCATATCAAGAGCAAGATGCTTCTGCCGCGCGATCCCCTGGCAGGCGGAGCAGAGGATGCGGAAGACCCGCGGCGGGAGTTGGTGGATCGGCTGCTGGATCACGAGCGCTTCAAGGCGGCGGCGCAGATGCTGATGCAGAAGCAGCAGATTGAAGAGGCTACGTGGTCGAACCCGGGGATACGGGAGTTCAGGGATGACTCGGCCGCGGAGCCGGAGATTGCTGCTGACACGGTCGACTTAGTGCGAGTGTTTCAGGATGTGCTGGAGCGGCTGAAGCAGAGGCCGGTGCTGAATGTGGACGAGGAGTCTGTGACGGTGGCGCAGATGATCGACTACGTGAAGCGGCGGCTGCTGATGGAGGATAAGCCGGTCTCGCTGCGGCGGCTGCTGCATAATACGCATACGGAACGGGCGGTGATCTGCATGTTCCTGGCGATGCTGGAGCTGGTCAGGTTGCAGGCGATCCTGCTGCATCAGCCGGAGGTGATGGGGGACATTCTGGTGAAGAAGGCGGAGTCATTCGACCAGGTATTTGAAGATCAGGCTGCTGCTCGGGATGACTGGCAGTAGTTAGGCTGCTGTCTGGGCTTCGTTCTGCCTGCCTTCCGACGGCGCTTCGCTTACACGGAAAGGCAATTCCTCAAGCGGATGCGCGGCGAGCCATGCGGTTTCCCATCGTTTACTTCCGAAGATGCCTCGAGCGAGGGCAGGAACCCAAAGGTCTGCGTTGAGTTTGGGGAAGTGAATTCCGAAGCCTGGGAAAGAGATCTCTACCTCAGACAGGCTTTCTGAATTGGCAGACTCGAAGCCTTGGGCTCTCTCCGGCGGAAACGAAACAGAGTATCCGGTGTTGAGTTCTACCACGATACGGTGTGATGCGGCGTCATACCTTGCGCTGATGGCGCGAGGCTGCGTACGAAGCGCTTCGTTTCCACGCTCTACTGCTTCATCGTGCTCAAGTTGGGTCACCATGAAAGTTCTCCCAGGCTGTACAGAGCAATTGTAGATTTTCGTTGAGGAAGTTGGCTACTTGCTTCTCTGTCTTACTGTTGGCTCCGTAACTTTCTCTGATAGCGACGGGACCAGTCCAGCAATTTAGATAAAAGACGATGAGCAAACCTGCACCCTCTACATGGACATGGGCAGGCCTGTGATCTGCGGTATAGATGCCGATGTTTAGACCGCGAAATCGGGTTATGGCAGGCACGCTGCCAGTCTACTTCGAGGAGCTCTCGCTGAGAAGGTGGGTGTAGATTTTGGCGGTGGGGTCGTCGAAGGCGCAAAGGAGGATGCGAGTGAGGGGGGTGGTGGGGGCCTGGGTGCGGATTGTGGCGACGGCGATCTCTGCTGCGCGCTGTATGGGAAGCCGTAGACTCCGGTGCTGATGGCGGGGAAGGCGATCGATTGGATTTCGTACTCCGTGGCCAATTCGAGGCAACGGGTGTAACAGCTCGCGAGGTTGGACTCTTCGTTTTAGGTGCCGCCGTGCCAGACGGGGCCTACGGTGTGGAAGATGAAGCGCGCGGGGAGGTGGAAGCCGGGGGTGACTTTGGCGTCGCCGGTGTTGCAGCCGTTGAGTTTACGGCAGGCTGCGAGGAGTTCCGGGCCGGCGGCGCGGTGGATGGCTCCGTCGACTCCTCCTCCGCCGAGCAGAGAATGGTTGGCGGCGTTGACGATTGCGTCTACGGCGAGTTGGGTGATGTCGCCGCGGTGGAGTTCGAGCTGGGGTAACGTGACCATATTGGGGGATGGACTTCCGGGCAGGGCTGTGGGTGTTTCACGAACCGTTCACGCAATCTTCATATTTGATGCGGGTGGGCTTGGATATCTTGGGGACACTCGTTAGAAGATTCTGATTATTTCCGGAGATTCCCTCATGTCTGTCGCTACTCCTGATGCTGTTGTGGTTCCGTCGGGTTCGGTCCTCGACGCCAAGCTTTCCAAGTCCAGCCCGGGTAAGTGGGGGATGCTGGTGTTTGGCGCGATGCTGGTGGGGGGCATCGGGTATATCGTCACGAAGCTGAGCGGAGACCTTTCGGTCGTGCATAGCTCGAGCATCTTTCCGTTCCTGCTGCTGGGACTGGCGTTGTTGATTGCGCTGGGGTTCGAGTTTGTGAACGGGTTCCATGACACGGCGAATGCGGTGGCGACGTGTATCTATACGCACTCGCTGGAGCCGCATGTGGCGGTGGTTTACTCGGGTATCTTCAACTTCATTGGGGTGCTGATGAGCTCGGGAACGGTGGCGTTCTCGATCATCACGCTGCTGCCGGTGGAGCTGATCCTGAAGGTGAGCAAGGGGTCTGGCTTCTCCATGGTGTTTGCGCTGCTGGTGGCTGCGATTCTTTGGAATCTGGCGACTTGGTGGAAGGGGCTGCCGGCATCGAGCTCGCACACGATGATCGGATCAATCCTGGGCGTGGGAATTGCGAACCAGATGATGATGGGCAACTCCGGTACCGCGGGCGTTGACTGGGAGCAGGTGACGAAGGTGTTCAAGGCGCTGCTGATCTCTCCGCTGGTAGGTTTTGCGGGTGCGGCGATCGTGTTCTTCCTGTTCAAGGCTTTAGCGCGTGATCCTCGTCTTTATAAGGCTCCCGAGGGGACGGCACCGCCACCGTTCTACATCCGCTGCCTGCTGATCCTGACGTGCGGCGGCGTGAGCTATGCGCACGGATCGAACGACGGACAGAAGGGCATGGGGCTGATCATGCTCATCCTGGTAGGAACTGTTCCGACGGCTTATGCGCTGAACCATACGGTGAATGCAAAGGAAGTCCAGACGTTTGCGGCGGTTTCGACGCAGGTGGCCGGGGCGCTGAGCAACTATGTCACTCCGGGCGCGGTGATGGCGGACCCTCAGCCGGAGCTCGAGGCGTTTATCAGCACGAAGAAGTATGAGCCGGGCGTGATGCTTGCGCTGCAGCAGCAGGTGAACGAGATCCGCAATGAGGCGACGCAGTATGGCGCGCTGGCAAATGTGCCGGCAGATCGTCAGTCGAACGTGCGGAATGAGATGTACCTGGTGAGCGAGACGTTCCGGTTGCTGCCGAAGCTGGGACCGAAGATGAATGCGGACGATATGAAAGTCGTCACGAACTACAAGGGCTTTCTGGATAAATCGACGCGTTTCATCCCGACCTGGGTGAAGGTGGCGGTTGCCCTGGCGCTTGGACTTGGCACGATGGTGGGCTGGAAGCGGATTGTGGTCACCGTCGGAGAGAAGATTGGGAAGACGCATCTGACTTACGCTCAAGGGGCTTCTGCTGAACTGGTGGCGATGTGCACCATTCTGGCGGCGGATACCTACGGTTTGCCGGTCAGTACGACGCACGTTCTGAGCTCCGGCGTGGCCGGGACGATGGCGGCGAACAAGAGCGGGCTGCAGCTTTCTACGATCCGGGATATTGCGATGGCGTGGATCTTCACGCTGCCGGCTGCTGCGCTACTCTCCGGATGCCTGTTCTGGGTGTTCAACGCGATTGCGAAGTAGTTGATCCCGGGTTGGTGTAACGCTTTATTTTGTTGTATTTGAGTCTGGAATCGAATGAGCCTCCGCGGTTGCGGGGGCTCATTGTTGTTTGGGGCGGGATTTCCTTTGGGGTGATTGTTAGACTTAGGGGTCAATCCTGCTACCTGAAAGTGGAACGCCTATGAAGCTGGAAGTGTCAAAACGATGAGTTTGAAGGCGAAGATTGAAGCGGTTATCTATGCGTCCGAAGAGCCGGTGACGCTGGCGCAGTTGATGGGACTGCTGGGGCATGAGGCTCAGGCTGAGCTGGACCGGATGGAGTCTCGGCAGCAGGATCTGGGGCTGGAGACGTCTGGGGATGAGGATGCGCTCGGTTCTGGGGTGGAGGAACTTCTGTCAGACGGTCCGGACATGGATGACGCTGAGGTGACTCAACCCACGTCCGAGAATCCGGACATGGGGCACCCAGTTGTGGAAGCGGATGCTGAGGCTGAGGCGGAGCTGACGGATGCGGCGATTGCGAAGGTTTCGGCGGCGGAGAAACGGGCTGCCCGGGAGCGGGAGCGGAAGCTGCGGGAGTTCTTCCGGGAGATTCTGGATGAGCTGATCAAGGACTATGCGGTTGGGGATCGGGGGCTGGAGGTCCGGGAGGTTGCGGGTGGGTTCCGGTTGGGGACCAAGCCGGAGTATCACGATGCGGTGCGGGGGTTCGTGCGGTCGCTGAAGCCGGCGTTGAAGCTTTCACTGCAGGCGCTCGAGACGCTGGCGGTGGTGGCTTACAAGCAGCCGGTGACGGCTCCGGAGGTCTCTGAGATCCGCGGGGTGGACTCGGGTGGCGTGCTGGGCAGCCTGATGGGGCGGAAGCTGATCACGACTGCCGGGCGGAAACAGGTGATTGGGCGGCCGATTCTTTATAAGACGACCAAGGATTTTCTTTTGCGGTTCGGGCTGAAAGACATCTCGGAGCTTCCGAGCATCGAAGAGTTCGAGAAGATGGCTGGCGAATTGGTCGAACAAGAGGAGATTCCGATGCCGAGGGGAAGCGATACGGACGAACGGGTGACGCACGAAAACCTGATGGAAGAGAAGGACGCGACCGAGCCGCAGGCGGATGGGGATTCGGACGACCTGGGGGCGAATAACAGCAACCTGGCGAAGGACGATCTGCCGACGCTCGATGGGCGAGAGTCCGGGCTGCCGCCTACGTATGATGAGCCGGGGGATGATCCTTCGGCGGATGAGGCTGCGATTCAGGCCGAGGAGGGTAAGTGATGGCTGAGGAGACTAAGCCGGTTGCGGATGCTGTGGCTACGCCTGAAGGGGATAACGAGTTTGCGCCGGATCAGCCGCTGACGGAGGTTCCGGATGGGTTGCAGGAACCGCTGGGGAGTGGGCCGGATGCTTATAAGAAGGACAAGGAAAGCTAACCGCAAAGGGCGCTAAGGAAGAACGCTAAGGACGCAAAGGGGCTTCAGATGGAGATTAAGCGGGTTGGGTCGCAGGCTTCGGGCAAGGGGCCGGCGGATTGGTTTACGGGTACGGTGAGGATCGATCCGCTGTTTCAGGCTCCCGATCCGGCGCTGGTGGCGGGTGCGAGTGTGACGTTTGAGCCGGGGGCTCGGACGGCGTGGCATACGCATCCGCTGGGGCAGACTTTGATCGTGACTGCTGGATGTGGATGGGCGCAGCGGGAGGGTGGGGCTGTGGAGGAGATCCATCCGGGGGATGTGGTGTGGTTTTCGCCGGGGGAGAAGCATTGGCATGGGGCTGCGCCGACCACGGCCATGACGCATCTTGCGATCCAGGAACGGCTGGATGGCAAGGCGGTAGATTGGATGGAGCATGTGACGGACGAGCAGTATCGGCGGTAAAGGTGCGGGTGTTTTGCGGTTTGTGTGAGCCGGGTGGGGTTCGCGGGCGATAATAGAAGGATGACTAAGACGGTTGGGAAGAAGAGCGCGCCGGTGAAGGCAGCGGCGAAGGAAGCAGCGCCTGCGGGCGAGCGGTTGCAAAAGATATTGGCACAGGCCGGGCTTGCGAGCCGGCGTAAGGCCGAGGAGATCATCCTCGACGGACGCGTGCAGGTGAATGGCACGGTTGTGACGGAGCTTGGGACTCGGGCGGATGCCACGAAGGACCATATCCGGGTGGATGGCAAGCTGATCAAGGGACCGGAGCAGCAGAAGTACTACATGGTGAACAAGCCGCGTGGGTACGTGACGACTCTGGATGATCCGCAGCATCGGCCGACGGTCATGCAGTTGATGACGCCGAAGAGCGGGCCGCATGAGACGCAGGTTCGGCTTTATCCCGTTGGACGACTGGATTATCTGAGCGAAGGTCTGCTGCTAATGACCAATGATGGCGACCTGGCGAATGCGCTTTCCAAGGCCTCTACGGGCGTGGAGAAGACCTACCTGGTGAAGACGAGTGGCGTGCCACCAGACTCTGCGCTGGACCAGATACGGCGTGGGATCATGATCGACCGTGGCCGGCTGGATGAGGTGAGGGCTGGCCGGCGGGACAGGATTTTGACGGCTCCCGCGAAGGTGGAGCTTGTACGTCGCGGGGATAACCCCTGGTACGAGGTGACGCTGACCGAGGGGCGGAATCGGCAGCTCAGGAAGATGTTTGAGGAAGTGGGGCACCACGTCGAGAAGATTCGACGGATTGGGTATGGAGCACTGCGGCTGGATGTGGCTCCGGGTGAGTTCCGTGAGTTGAAGCCGGGTGAGGTGATGGCGCTGGATCGTGCATCCAAGGGCAAGAAGGTTGAGCCGAAGCGGAATCTGCCGGAGTTCTCGAAGTTGAAGGCGCCGGTGAAGCCGAAGCGTCCGGGGGCTGGGAAGAGCTACGCGGCGAAGAGCTAGTGTCGCTGGCAGGCCGCTGCTTGAGTTCTCCTAATTCGGGCGGGAAGTGGGAATGGTGGCTGTGGAGTCTGGGCATTTGCTTCTGGGGCTGATCGTGGGGGTCAGCATCCTGCTGATGCTGGTTCGGCCACGGAACATCCCGGAGGTTTACTGGGTTGGCGGCGGAGCGTTGATGCTGGTGGCGCTGCGGCTGGTCCCGCTGCGGCTGGCGGGGCGTGCGGTTGCGGAAGGCTCGGACGTTTACCTTTTCCTGATCGGGATGATGCTGCTGTCCGAGGTGGCTCGGGAGCATGGGGTGTTCGACTGGCTTTCGTCGCTGGCGATCCGGAGGGCGGAGGGGTCTGCGACGCGGCTGTTTGCGCTGGTGTATGGGATCGGTACGGTGGTGACGATCTGCATGTCCAACGATGCGACGGCGGTGGTGCTGACGCCGGCGATCCTGGCGGCGGTGCGGAAGGCGAAGGTTGAATCGCTGCCGCATCTGTTTACGTGTGCGTTGATTGCGAATGCGGCGTCGTTTGTGCTGCCGATCTCCAACCCTGCGAACCTGGTGGTGTTTCATGAGGGGATGCCTCCGCTGGGGCAGTGGCTGGTGGCGTTTGGGGTGCCTTCTGTTCTTTCGATCGCTTCGACCTACCTGGTGATGAGAGTGATCTTTCGTGACGATCTGCGGGCTGCGATTGAGTGCGAGGTGGAGGATGTGCCGCTGCGCGTGGAGGGTAAGGTGGTGCTAGCAGGGCTGGCACTGATGGTGGGGGTGCTGCTGGCGGCGTCAGCGTTGAAGAAAGACCTGGGTC is a window of Granulicella tundricola MP5ACTX9 DNA encoding:
- the scpB gene encoding SMC-Scp complex subunit ScpB; the encoded protein is MSLKAKIEAVIYASEEPVTLAQLMGLLGHEAQAELDRMESRQQDLGLETSGDEDALGSGVEELLSDGPDMDDAEVTQPTSENPDMGHPVVEADAEAEAELTDAAIAKVSAAEKRAARERERKLREFFREILDELIKDYAVGDRGLEVREVAGGFRLGTKPEYHDAVRGFVRSLKPALKLSLQALETLAVVAYKQPVTAPEVSEIRGVDSGGVLGSLMGRKLITTAGRKQVIGRPILYKTTKDFLLRFGLKDISELPSIEEFEKMAGELVEQEEIPMPRGSDTDERVTHENLMEEKDATEPQADGDSDDLGANNSNLAKDDLPTLDGRESGLPPTYDEPGDDPSADEAAIQAEEGK
- a CDS encoding inorganic phosphate transporter; translated protein: MSVATPDAVVVPSGSVLDAKLSKSSPGKWGMLVFGAMLVGGIGYIVTKLSGDLSVVHSSSIFPFLLLGLALLIALGFEFVNGFHDTANAVATCIYTHSLEPHVAVVYSGIFNFIGVLMSSGTVAFSIITLLPVELILKVSKGSGFSMVFALLVAAILWNLATWWKGLPASSSHTMIGSILGVGIANQMMMGNSGTAGVDWEQVTKVFKALLISPLVGFAGAAIVFFLFKALARDPRLYKAPEGTAPPPFYIRCLLILTCGGVSYAHGSNDGQKGMGLIMLILVGTVPTAYALNHTVNAKEVQTFAAVSTQVAGALSNYVTPGAVMADPQPELEAFISTKKYEPGVMLALQQQVNEIRNEATQYGALANVPADRQSNVRNEMYLVSETFRLLPKLGPKMNADDMKVVTNYKGFLDKSTRFIPTWVKVAVALALGLGTMVGWKRIVVTVGEKIGKTHLTYAQGASAELVAMCTILAADTYGLPVSTTHVLSSGVAGTMAANKSGLQLSTIRDIAMAWIFTLPAAALLSGCLFWVFNAIAK
- a CDS encoding DUF4160 domain-containing protein — translated: MPAITRFRGLNIGIYTADHRPAHVHVEGAGLLIVFYLNCWTGPVAIRESYGANSKTEKQVANFLNENLQLLCTAWENFHGDPT
- the trpS gene encoding tryptophan--tRNA ligase, with the protein product MSLDLNGGRKRVLSGMRPTGKLHLGNYMGALHNWVKLQEEYECYFFIADWHALTTDYEDLSKLQSNIQDVALDFLAGGLDPEKSTIFVQSDVKLHAELHVLLSMFTSLSWLERVPSYKDQQEQLREKDLATYGFLGYPLLQTADILLYQPHFVPVGLDQASHVELTREIARRFNQLYPGSFFMAEGAAPWELEAVKTKARKNSGDAKKETFTPHELIAAAPQTKLKSGYGTRTILPEPEVLLTPSPKLPGTDGRKMSKSYGNTILMSDDEASVRAKLKTMVTDPARVRRDDPGNPEVCPVFDLHKVFSSAETQAEAAEGCVTAGIGCIECKGWLADGVVRALAPMQERRSYYESRPGLVDEILDAGGAKAWTRADETMRQVSEVMGLRYRSHGVRG
- a CDS encoding pseudouridine synthase yields the protein MTKTVGKKSAPVKAAAKEAAPAGERLQKILAQAGLASRRKAEEIILDGRVQVNGTVVTELGTRADATKDHIRVDGKLIKGPEQQKYYMVNKPRGYVTTLDDPQHRPTVMQLMTPKSGPHETQVRLYPVGRLDYLSEGLLLMTNDGDLANALSKASTGVEKTYLVKTSGVPPDSALDQIRRGIMIDRGRLDEVRAGRRDRILTAPAKVELVRRGDNPWYEVTLTEGRNRQLRKMFEEVGHHVEKIRRIGYGALRLDVAPGEFRELKPGEVMALDRASKGKKVEPKRNLPEFSKLKAPVKPKRPGAGKSYAAKS
- a CDS encoding SLC13 family permease, with product MVAVESGHLLLGLIVGVSILLMLVRPRNIPEVYWVGGGALMLVALRLVPLRLAGRAVAEGSDVYLFLIGMMLLSEVAREHGVFDWLSSLAIRRAEGSATRLFALVYGIGTVVTICMSNDATAVVLTPAILAAVRKAKVESLPHLFTCALIANAASFVLPISNPANLVVFHEGMPPLGQWLVAFGVPSVLSIASTYLVMRVIFRDDLRAAIECEVEDVPLRVEGKVVLAGLALMVGVLLAASALKKDLGLPACCAALAITAVVSIKARSNPLKLAREISWGTLVLVAGLFVMVDAVESLGLLKVTERWLARAMQLAPAVGAAVAGFAVAVANNVVNNLPLGLIAGGTLHAAHAKGLIANAVLIAVDLGPNLSITGSLATILWLLALRKEGLDVGFWRFLKVGMLAMPIALICSLGGALAMQMLASSR
- a CDS encoding site-2 protease family protein; protein product: MSLEVALAVFEYVVMVLALSFHDMVQAWTASRLGDQTARMLGRITMNPVKHYDLLGTIIFPVIFIYQSPLVLGWGKPVPMTTRNFGKRGEMLVYASGPAAHLFAAGVCLIALLVLKHTVPAIALALPVAAALSLRDTSVATVGLPQAFPVVLFLYYGILVNLLLFAFNLVPLPSLDGGKVLRYFLPYNAKEQFDRMGFWLMIAFFFVGFRIILAIMSPLMGLFNGLLFAL
- a CDS encoding segregation and condensation protein A gives rise to the protein MADTEQSLAGSTEEIVPVAEAAPFVLEPKPEPPPAPEAKKSAPAKAKEEISLSPFSITVATVYDGPMDLLLDLIRKQNIDIYDIPMGTITAQFLEYCHVLKNTDVDAAGEFIYTASLLIHIKSKMLLPRDPLAGGAEDAEDPRRELVDRLLDHERFKAAAQMLMQKQQIEEATWSNPGIREFRDDSAAEPEIAADTVDLVRVFQDVLERLKQRPVLNVDEESVTVAQMIDYVKRRLLMEDKPVSLRRLLHNTHTERAVICMFLAMLELVRLQAILLHQPEVMGDILVKKAESFDQVFEDQAAARDDWQ
- a CDS encoding (R)-mandelonitrile lyase, which produces MEIKRVGSQASGKGPADWFTGTVRIDPLFQAPDPALVAGASVTFEPGARTAWHTHPLGQTLIVTAGCGWAQREGGAVEEIHPGDVVWFSPGEKHWHGAAPTTAMTHLAIQERLDGKAVDWMEHVTDEQYRR
- a CDS encoding DUF2442 domain-containing protein; its protein translation is MVTQLEHDEAVERGNEALRTQPRAISARYDAASHRIVVELNTGYSVSFPPERAQGFESANSESLSEVEISFPGFGIHFPKLNADLWVPALARGIFGSKRWETAWLAAHPLEELPFRVSEAPSEGRQNEAQTAA